The Vigna radiata var. radiata cultivar VC1973A chromosome 6, Vradiata_ver6, whole genome shotgun sequence DNA segment AAACATGTTTAGCTAATTTTTTTCTCACGAATTTAGTAAATCAATCGACAATTCATCAGTTTACAATATTAATGCATTTTTTGTACTAGACATTTACTGGTGTTTCCTTTCGCATGTTAAAGTACAGTTAGGCCTAGACCTCCAATTTCATCATAAGTTCTTTGGCTGATGAAGCCGCAACGAGAATATCCCGAGCACCACGCTTAATGAAGCCTTCTTTAACACCATTGTCAAACAATGCAAGCAACGAGTCGTAGTAACCATCGACATTCAGTAGACCAACCTGTGCAGGATGGTACTGAGTTAACATATGATTGTATTAGTATACCAAAGATTTTATACTATTCAGCTTACCGGCTTTTTATGAATTCCAAGTTGAGCCCAAGTTATCATCTCCAACAGCTCTTCCATTGTTCCATATCCTCCTAATTATAAGTCAAGGAGAGATATAAGAAAGAAACAGCAACTACTATGCATTCGGTACAGCAATACAGTACACCAAAATGGTAAATTTCAGTATACGAAAGAACATCATTAGTAATACTTATATGAAATCACCAatcttttaaaaactatttgaaaGCTGTTCTTGTAACTACCAGGTAGAGCGATAAATGCATCAGCTTCTTGAGCCATTGCAGCTTTACGCTCATGCATATCTGAAACAATTCTCACTTCACCGACTGGTTTACCGGATATCTGTCAAAATAGCCATTTACAACGTACTAATAAACAACATATTCTCTCCCAACTAAGTCATTATACAAAGTAAAAGAAGTGAATAGCTATTAAGGGCTTATTTGGACATAAGCTAGAACTGCTTTTAAGAGCTTCTCAACAAGAAATAtaggaatttattttttttccagcAGAGATGCTACCATTTTAACTTTGTGACCGAACAGACTCTTAGAAAACATAGCTTAGCACACAATAATAACCTCATCcctcaaaaaataaaagaacttttttctaatttcatgaCTCCAGTTCagattaatttttcaaaaagatgGTATCTTTGACTTCAAATCATCACATAAATCGCAAACATAAATCAATATGAAACATGAAGCAGTTCATTTCCAATGCTCAACTTAACTGTacacataaatataaaacaagtaATCTGACACAGAATATTAAAGTTAACAGTTGAACAGGTAGTAGCACAAATACCTCAAGGGGCATGAGAGCTTTTGGAATAACCCTGTATATGTAGAGAAGGGGGAAATAAGGGAAAAGACAAATAAACAAAGAGTGAGacaaaatgattaaaacaataacaattgGCTTGCATAGTGAATGAATAGAGCATCCATGACAGACACTACAAAACAAAGTATGTTGCTTTAGCATACCCAAGAACATGGCAGCCTCCATCATACATTTTCTGGGATATTAAGCCCATTAGCCCAACACTTCCTCCACCATACACCAAGTCAATCTTCTTCTTAACCTGTAATTTATTCCAaagaataaaacacaaaaacacagaTAAAGACAAAAGTGAAGCTCTAGTATTCCCTCCAcatattagaaaacaaaaataccaaGTTTTGAGCATCACACTTTGTCATTATGTGCCACACCAAAAAGTCAAGCACACTTAAAAAACCCCACAAAACTTACAACCTTTTaatcaaaattgaatttgtCCTTCTGTAATTTATATTGACCTGTATTGATTGTAAAACTTTCAATATTGATAGGCAAAAAAGTACTGagtttttctttaagaaatgcATCtaagtttttatctttttatgaaaCCAATAATCCAGAGCAATAAATGTCCTGCAGAAGGTtgttatcaagaaaaaaaaatgttctgaCAACTACGTACCCAAATGCCCATTATGGCAAAAGATGAGTTTTTTCTCACAAATAGAGAAaggtaagaagaaaaagagtgtTCCAAAAGAAAGCTGACCAGTTCATTGGCCAGTTCAATGGTGGCGTCACTGAACACTTGGCGATTACCGGAGTTGCTGCCGCAGAAGACACAGAGCTTCTTGAACATGTCTTTGGGGAAACCTTGTTCCATTTCTTTCTGCGTTAGTTTGAAGATTATGTTGAAGATGGGAAATCCAAGACCACAGGAATGACAATGGAGAAAGACAACTATTGTTTATAACAAAGAGAGATacattagtttttatatttttttatagtagtaaaaatagattatttgtttaaataatgatatatataaaaaatgaaaaaaaaattaattgtagtTGCAATTAGAATAGGTAAGAGATTAGAAAAATTTTTAAGCTAAATAATCTCGCGATTGTTCAATTATGTGATCGATATtgtattagtttaaaattttaaaattggtgGTTGGTCCTATTTAAAACCCATGTGTTTCATGATTTCAATAAAGTTAAAATGTTTGAGGCC contains these protein-coding regions:
- the LOC106763989 gene encoding cytokinin riboside 5'-monophosphate phosphoribohydrolase LOG8; translated protein: MEQGFPKDMFKKLCVFCGSNSGNRQVFSDATIELANELVKKKIDLVYGGGSVGLMGLISQKMYDGGCHVLGVIPKALMPLEISGKPVGEVRIVSDMHERKAAMAQEADAFIALPGGYGTMEELLEMITWAQLGIHKKPVGLLNVDGYYDSLLALFDNGVKEGFIKRGARDILVAASSAKELMMKLEQYSPSHEHVAPHESWKTKRLGNYAGLENTE